A window from Streptomyces sp. NBC_00299 encodes these proteins:
- a CDS encoding serine hydrolase domain-containing protein has product MTKRNRAIGGLLTLAVAAGVAVASPIGDDGQRHSASATVAAAKSARTTDHARLRAILHRLTTVDGGPGALVEMRNRTGRTVLTSGVADVRTKAPVHRDSRFRIGSMTKMFLATAMLQLVGEHRVVLDAPVERYLPGVVRGHGNDGRKMTVRQLLQHTSGVPDILDHLSPQEILNDPLAHRDMRDLVNIALDHPPTFEPGKGWRYSNTGYFLAGMIIERVTGRTYGEEIRRRIITPLGLRETYVPGDVSEIPGPHPRGYVRPGEDAPLRDITAINPSVGGPAGEMISSGGDVNRFLAALLRGKLLHPAQLREMTRTRPTGNSDGRAYGLGLESRPLPWGGRYWGHTGDIPGYEAAAGATVDGRQATVMVNLGPGGPDAQSDDIKAAVQAALCE; this is encoded by the coding sequence GTGACCAAGCGGAATCGTGCGATCGGCGGCTTACTCACGCTGGCCGTGGCGGCCGGAGTCGCGGTGGCCTCACCGATCGGAGACGATGGGCAACGGCACAGCGCCAGCGCCACGGTCGCCGCCGCCAAGTCCGCCCGGACAACCGACCACGCCCGGCTGCGCGCGATCCTCCACCGCCTCACCACGGTCGACGGCGGTCCCGGAGCGCTCGTCGAAATGCGGAACCGCACCGGCCGCACGGTGCTGACCAGCGGTGTCGCGGACGTGAGGACGAAAGCGCCGGTACACCGGGACAGCAGGTTCCGGATCGGCAGCATGACCAAGATGTTCCTGGCGACGGCCATGCTCCAGTTGGTGGGAGAGCATCGCGTCGTCCTCGACGCACCGGTGGAGCGCTACCTGCCCGGCGTGGTCCGCGGACACGGCAACGACGGACGGAAGATGACCGTCCGGCAGCTGCTCCAGCACACCAGCGGCGTCCCCGACATCCTGGACCACCTGAGCCCACAGGAGATCCTCAACGACCCCTTGGCCCACCGCGACATGCGTGACCTCGTGAACATCGCGCTCGACCACCCCCCGACCTTCGAACCGGGCAAGGGCTGGCGCTACTCCAATACGGGCTACTTCCTGGCCGGCATGATCATCGAGCGGGTGACCGGCCGCACGTACGGCGAGGAGATCCGCCGGCGCATCATCACGCCGCTCGGTCTGCGCGAGACGTACGTGCCGGGTGACGTCTCGGAGATCCCCGGACCGCATCCGCGCGGTTACGTGCGGCCTGGCGAGGACGCGCCGCTCAGGGACATCACCGCGATCAATCCGTCGGTCGGGGGCCCGGCCGGGGAGATGATCTCCAGCGGCGGGGACGTCAACCGATTCCTGGCCGCTCTCCTGCGCGGCAAGCTGCTGCACCCGGCGCAGCTACGGGAGATGACGAGGACGCGCCCGACCGGCAACTCGGACGGCCGGGCGTACGGCCTCGGCCTGGAGAGCAGGCCGCTGCCCTGGGGCGGCCGCTACTGGGGGCACACCGGCGACATCCCCGGATACGAGGCGGCGGCCGGTGCCACGGTCGACGGCAGGCAGGCGACGGTCATGGTGAACCTCGGCCCGGGTGGTCCGGACGCACAGAGCGACGACATCAAGGCGGCCGTACAGGCGGCGCTCTGCGAGTGA
- a CDS encoding dolichyl-phosphate-mannose--protein mannosyltransferase: MTSSSVSRAQVLDGTPPTATPDEWQARLRRFGYVGRPRTDTRERLVPPFPKPSTRIPTEWLAWLGPVLVAALAAAIRLWHLGRPRDVVFDETYYAKDAWSLLQFGYEGTWPDRKIADPQILADPQVIPLSDTGAFVAHPPMGKWVIAVGEWMFGLDPFGWRFMTAILGALSVLMLCRIGRRLFRSTALGCLAGALLAVDGLHYVMSRTALLDLIVMFFVLAAFGSLLIDRDHARARLAAALPVGEDGHARPDRHTGEHAGAGVRPWRLAAGFFLGLAAATKWNGLYFLAFFMVLTLLWDVGSRRVAGARHPYRSVLRKDLGWSVLSVVPVAVVTYVATWTGWFRSDHGYARHWADGRGGTWSWIPAPLRSLWHYEYGVYQFNVGLHSFHKYESNPWSWLVLGRPVLFDYESPKPGTDGCRTTVDCSQTILALGTPLLWWTACFALAYLLYRWALRRDWRAGAILCAVGAGYLPWFLYQDRTIFSFYAVVFVPYLCLAVAMMLGALLGPPGAGETRRTGGAVAAGALVLLIAWNFIYFFPIYSGQTIPYADWHARMWLDTWI; this comes from the coding sequence ATGACGAGTAGCAGCGTGTCGCGGGCCCAGGTCCTCGACGGCACCCCGCCGACGGCAACTCCCGACGAATGGCAGGCCCGTCTGCGCCGGTTCGGATACGTCGGACGCCCTCGGACCGACACCCGCGAACGTCTCGTCCCGCCCTTCCCCAAGCCCTCGACCCGCATCCCGACCGAATGGCTCGCATGGCTGGGGCCGGTACTCGTCGCCGCCCTGGCCGCGGCGATCCGCCTCTGGCACCTCGGGCGTCCGCGGGACGTCGTCTTCGACGAGACCTACTACGCCAAGGACGCCTGGTCCCTGCTGCAGTTCGGCTACGAGGGCACCTGGCCGGACCGAAAGATCGCCGACCCGCAGATACTTGCGGACCCTCAGGTGATCCCGCTCTCCGACACCGGCGCCTTCGTCGCACACCCGCCGATGGGGAAGTGGGTGATAGCCGTCGGCGAGTGGATGTTCGGTCTGGACCCGTTCGGCTGGCGCTTCATGACGGCGATCCTGGGCGCGCTGTCGGTGCTGATGCTGTGCCGAATAGGTCGGCGCCTGTTCCGTTCGACGGCGCTGGGCTGCCTGGCCGGCGCGCTGCTGGCCGTGGACGGCCTGCACTACGTGATGAGCCGCACGGCACTGCTGGACCTGATCGTCATGTTCTTCGTACTGGCGGCCTTCGGAAGTCTGCTGATCGACCGCGACCACGCCCGGGCCCGACTCGCGGCCGCCCTGCCCGTCGGTGAGGACGGCCATGCCCGCCCGGACCGGCACACCGGCGAGCACGCCGGGGCGGGAGTACGTCCATGGCGGCTCGCGGCCGGCTTCTTCCTGGGGCTGGCGGCCGCGACCAAATGGAACGGCCTGTACTTCCTCGCCTTCTTCATGGTCCTGACCCTGCTGTGGGACGTCGGCTCCCGCCGCGTGGCAGGGGCTCGACACCCGTACCGGTCGGTCCTGCGCAAGGACCTCGGATGGTCGGTGCTGTCCGTCGTCCCCGTCGCCGTGGTGACGTATGTGGCCACATGGACCGGCTGGTTCCGCTCCGACCACGGCTACGCGCGCCACTGGGCCGACGGCCGTGGCGGCACCTGGTCGTGGATCCCGGCCCCACTGCGCAGCCTGTGGCACTACGAGTACGGGGTGTACCAGTTCAACGTGGGGCTGCACAGCTTCCACAAGTACGAGTCCAACCCCTGGAGTTGGCTGGTCCTCGGCCGCCCGGTGCTGTTCGACTACGAGTCGCCGAAACCCGGAACGGACGGCTGCCGCACGACGGTCGACTGCTCGCAGACGATCCTCGCCCTGGGCACGCCCCTGCTGTGGTGGACGGCGTGCTTCGCCCTTGCGTATCTGCTCTACCGGTGGGCCCTGCGCCGCGACTGGCGTGCCGGCGCGATCCTGTGCGCGGTGGGCGCCGGTTACCTGCCCTGGTTCCTGTACCAGGACCGCACGATCTTCTCCTTCTACGCGGTCGTCTTCGTGCCGTACCTGTGTCTGGCCGTGGCGATGATGCTCGGCGCGCTGCTGGGTCCGCCGGGGGCGGGCGAGACGCGCCGTACGGGGGGTGCGGTCGCGGCGGGCGCGCTGGTCCTGCTCATCGCCTGGAACTTCATCTACTTCTTCCCGATCTACAGCGGGCAGACGATCCCGTACGCCGACTGGCACGCCAGAATGTGGCTTGACACCTGGATATGA
- a CDS encoding MBL fold metallo-hydrolase, with the protein MVTGRSEDASDRGAEHLPAWVTWQRRPFPDANLLLLHGRRPALVDSGFVGHAQETSAWVHARENSLAMVVNTHWHSDHVGGNALLQAGGAAIAAGAPDARALARRDPGCCLAEYLDQPVAPYTVDLPLHDGQVLRLGDADWQVVSTPGHTPGHLALWQPEERLLAVGDALSDYDVGWINLALDGPDAAALALNSLRRLADLDPNVLLPAHGPIPTDPGSAFATALRRAQRLVDDPAGAVRYGARRIFAFALMIRDGVPSAEAESYLLARAWLTDAARQLDRGPEDFAAELVDSMLRSGAGAIVLRAGRLHAAAEHTPVAAASLRAVPFPRAWPRQGTVNDG; encoded by the coding sequence GTGGTGACAGGCCGCAGCGAGGACGCGTCGGACCGCGGCGCCGAGCATCTCCCGGCCTGGGTGACATGGCAGCGCAGGCCGTTCCCCGACGCCAACCTCCTCCTGCTGCACGGCCGTCGACCGGCCCTCGTCGACAGCGGATTCGTCGGCCATGCGCAGGAGACGTCCGCGTGGGTGCATGCCCGGGAGAACAGCCTCGCCATGGTCGTGAACACCCACTGGCACTCCGACCACGTCGGCGGGAACGCCCTGCTCCAGGCGGGCGGCGCGGCCATCGCAGCCGGTGCCCCGGACGCCAGGGCCCTCGCCCGCCGCGACCCCGGGTGCTGTCTGGCGGAGTACCTCGACCAGCCGGTCGCCCCCTACACCGTCGACCTGCCGCTCCACGACGGGCAGGTCCTTCGCCTGGGCGATGCCGACTGGCAGGTCGTGTCCACCCCCGGGCACACGCCGGGCCACCTGGCACTGTGGCAGCCGGAGGAGCGGCTGCTGGCCGTCGGCGACGCGCTGTCCGACTACGACGTCGGCTGGATCAACCTCGCCCTCGACGGACCCGACGCCGCTGCCCTTGCGCTCAACTCCCTACGCCGGCTGGCGGACCTCGACCCGAACGTGCTGCTGCCCGCACACGGACCGATCCCCACCGACCCCGGGTCCGCCTTCGCCACCGCACTGCGCCGCGCACAGCGCCTCGTCGACGATCCGGCCGGAGCGGTCCGGTACGGCGCCCGGAGAATCTTCGCCTTCGCCCTGATGATCCGCGACGGAGTGCCCTCCGCCGAGGCCGAGTCCTACCTGCTCGCACGAGCATGGCTGACCGACGCGGCACGACAACTGGACCGGGGGCCCGAGGACTTCGCCGCCGAACTGGTCGACTCGATGCTCCGCAGCGGTGCCGGTGCCATCGTCCTGCGCGCGGGGCGGCTCCACGCGGCGGCCGAGCACACCCCTGTCGCCGCTGCGTCCCTGCGGGCAGTACCGTTCCCGCGGGCATGGCCGAGGCAGGGCACCGTCAACGACGGGTGA
- a CDS encoding enoyl-CoA hydratase/isomerase family protein, translated as MSWTIERRGRVAVVTMTTNPVNAQGRAFFADLHEAFDRLERDHPECPVVLTGTAGRFSAGLDLGEHFPLFAGDRPAVASWFPDYRATNMRLFTYPRPTVAAVNGHAFAGGLITAAVCDYRVSVAQGARFGLNEVPIGIPMPSVYVRMLAYAWGEPVASRACLLGEIFSPAQAHALGMVHELAEAGEVVERAVEVAGTMPQDCIEQYAFTKRACQAAALRDIADLADPLDEELPAGMTSDAARHAHRRYWQHLKGGPAPW; from the coding sequence ATGAGCTGGACGATCGAACGGCGGGGCCGGGTGGCCGTGGTGACGATGACGACCAATCCGGTCAACGCGCAGGGCCGTGCCTTCTTCGCCGATCTGCATGAGGCGTTCGACCGGCTGGAGCGCGATCATCCGGAGTGCCCCGTCGTACTGACGGGCACCGCCGGCCGGTTCTCCGCCGGCCTGGACCTGGGCGAGCACTTCCCGCTGTTCGCAGGGGATCGGCCGGCCGTGGCGTCGTGGTTCCCGGACTACCGGGCGACGAACATGCGGCTGTTCACCTATCCGCGTCCGACAGTGGCGGCGGTGAACGGGCATGCGTTCGCCGGGGGCCTCATCACGGCGGCGGTGTGCGACTACCGGGTGTCGGTGGCACAGGGAGCAAGATTCGGGCTGAACGAGGTGCCCATCGGAATCCCGATGCCCTCGGTGTACGTGCGGATGCTCGCGTACGCATGGGGTGAACCGGTCGCGTCCCGCGCCTGTCTGCTCGGCGAGATCTTCAGCCCGGCGCAGGCACATGCGCTGGGGATGGTGCACGAACTGGCCGAGGCCGGTGAGGTGGTGGAGCGGGCGGTCGAGGTCGCCGGGACGATGCCGCAGGACTGCATCGAGCAGTACGCGTTCACCAAGCGGGCCTGCCAGGCCGCCGCGCTGCGGGACATCGCCGACCTGGCCGATCCGCTCGACGAGGAGCTGCCTGCCGGGATGACGAGCGACGCGGCGAGGCATGCGCACCGGCGGTACTGGCAGCACCTCAAGGGCGGCCCGGCTCCGTGGTGA
- a CDS encoding purine-cytosine permease family protein produces the protein MSTEPRLAEVTEPGPEQQASPGTDQAVKETLEDYTLRFAPRSYRRWTPMVVATTALGGIAYMADFSIGAGIGLAHGTGNALLAILVAAVVIFVTGFPLAYYGARYNIDLDLITRGSGFGYFGSVLTSVIFASFTFIFFALEGSIMAQGLKLGLGLPLWLGYLVSTLMVIPLVIYGMSALSKLQVWTTPIWLLLMVAPLVYLVATDPGTVDRFLAYAGTDGEGGVNTAAVLLGAGVCLSLIAQIGEQIDYLRFMPPKTEANKRAWWTAVVMAGPGWVVLGALKQAIGVFLAVYILAEVGPTAAPEPIQQFKGAFDAMMPSWLVLPLAVVLVVISQIKINVTNAYSGSLAWTNSFTRVTGRYPGRMVFVLVNLAFALALMEADMFSFLNSILGFYSNCAIAWVVTVATDIGVNKYLLKLSPHAPEFRRGMLYAVNPVGVVAFVAASGLSIAMYFHALGDTLQPYSPVAAAVIAFALTPLMAVATRGKYYLRRTDDGIAEPILDADGNPSGVTYECHVCRQQFERPDVAACRTHDAVVCSLCLSTDKVGDHVLPAAPAAT, from the coding sequence GTGAGCACGGAGCCACGACTGGCAGAAGTCACCGAGCCCGGACCCGAGCAGCAGGCCTCGCCGGGTACCGACCAGGCCGTCAAGGAGACCCTCGAGGACTACACCCTCCGCTTCGCACCGCGCAGTTACCGCCGCTGGACCCCGATGGTCGTGGCGACCACGGCCCTCGGCGGCATCGCCTACATGGCCGACTTCTCCATCGGCGCCGGCATCGGTCTGGCCCACGGCACCGGAAACGCGCTGCTCGCGATCCTCGTCGCGGCCGTCGTCATCTTCGTGACCGGATTCCCGCTTGCCTACTACGGCGCCCGCTACAACATCGACCTGGACCTCATCACCCGAGGTTCCGGCTTCGGCTACTTCGGCTCGGTCCTCACCAGCGTCATCTTCGCCAGCTTCACCTTCATCTTCTTCGCCCTCGAAGGCTCGATCATGGCCCAGGGTCTCAAGCTGGGGCTCGGACTGCCGCTGTGGCTGGGCTACTTGGTGTCGACGCTGATGGTGATCCCGCTGGTGATCTACGGCATGTCGGCGCTGAGCAAGCTCCAGGTGTGGACCACCCCGATCTGGCTGCTGCTGATGGTCGCCCCGCTGGTCTACCTGGTCGCCACCGACCCGGGGACCGTCGACCGTTTCCTCGCCTACGCCGGCACCGACGGCGAGGGCGGCGTCAACACCGCCGCCGTACTGCTGGGCGCGGGCGTGTGTCTGTCGCTGATCGCGCAGATCGGCGAGCAGATCGACTATCTGCGCTTCATGCCGCCCAAGACCGAGGCGAACAAGCGCGCCTGGTGGACGGCCGTGGTGATGGCCGGTCCCGGCTGGGTCGTGCTGGGCGCGCTCAAGCAGGCCATCGGCGTCTTCCTCGCCGTCTACATCCTCGCCGAGGTAGGGCCCACCGCCGCGCCGGAGCCGATCCAGCAGTTCAAGGGCGCTTTCGACGCGATGATGCCGTCCTGGCTCGTGCTCCCGCTGGCCGTGGTCCTGGTAGTGATCAGCCAGATCAAGATCAACGTGACGAACGCCTACTCCGGCTCCCTAGCCTGGACCAACTCCTTCACCCGCGTCACCGGGCGCTACCCGGGCCGAATGGTCTTCGTCCTGGTCAACCTCGCCTTCGCGCTCGCGCTGATGGAGGCGGACATGTTCAGCTTCCTCAACAGCATTCTGGGCTTCTACTCGAACTGCGCGATCGCCTGGGTGGTCACCGTCGCCACCGACATCGGCGTCAACAAGTACCTCCTGAAGCTCTCGCCGCACGCCCCCGAGTTCCGCCGCGGCATGCTCTATGCCGTCAATCCGGTCGGTGTCGTCGCCTTCGTCGCCGCCTCCGGGCTCTCCATCGCCATGTACTTCCACGCGCTGGGCGACACCCTCCAGCCGTACTCCCCCGTCGCCGCCGCCGTCATCGCCTTCGCCCTCACTCCGCTGATGGCCGTGGCCACCAGGGGCAAGTACTACCTGCGCCGCACCGACGACGGCATCGCCGAACCGATCCTGGACGCGGACGGCAACCCCAGCGGCGTGACGTACGAGTGCCATGTGTGCCGACAGCAGTTCGAGCGGCCCGACGTGGCCGCCTGCCGGACCCATGACGCCGTCGTCTGCTCCCTGTGCCTGAGCACCGACAAGGTCGGCGACCACGTGCTGCCCGCGGCACCCGCCGCCACCTGA
- a CDS encoding ABC transporter substrate-binding protein translates to MTTRRVRSAAVTAAAMLAGVAACSAPGSGGSDGKAAESVVIGVASEPDTLSPLLGYGKDGNSKLFDGLLARDADLKLRPALAKALPEIGADGLTYTYTLRDGVEFSDGEPLTADDVVFTYRTILDEKTNNTARSELDAVKDVRASGDDKVVFTLKYPYAPFAGRTVLPVVPEHVASGQDPNTGSFNTKPVGTGPYVLSAWSKGEKLTFKANPDYWGGAPKVKTFTMAVITDDNVRATRLRSGDLDGAVLPPNLAATFKNDDGTKSYEARSYDFRAVTLPTAGKVTGDRAIRQALDAAVDREAMVDKILDGAGTPAYGPLPVDDPAFAKGIERGQDLDKAQRILDAAGWQAGKDGIRAKGAQQAAFTLLYPSGDKVRQDHALAYASDAKKAGMKVTVESATWEVIEPRMGKDAVLAGFGSTGDPDFGLYTLLHSSLAGDGFNNMARYDSPAVDKALDTGRRTQAAAERKGAYEAVQRELVKNPGYTFLTHIDHLYVLADRWDGLTTQLEPHEHGFASGPWWNIEDWQPKK, encoded by the coding sequence ATGACGACCCGTCGAGTACGAAGTGCTGCCGTGACGGCGGCGGCAATGCTGGCCGGGGTCGCCGCCTGCTCCGCACCCGGAAGCGGTGGCAGCGACGGCAAGGCCGCCGAATCCGTCGTGATCGGCGTGGCCTCCGAGCCGGACACCCTCAGCCCGCTGCTCGGCTACGGCAAGGACGGGAACTCGAAGCTCTTCGACGGTCTGCTCGCCCGCGATGCCGACCTGAAGCTCAGACCCGCCCTCGCGAAGGCGCTCCCCGAGATCGGCGCCGACGGCCTCACGTACACGTACACCCTGCGCGACGGCGTGGAGTTCAGCGACGGCGAGCCGCTGACGGCCGACGACGTGGTCTTCACCTACCGGACGATCCTGGACGAGAAGACCAACAACACGGCCCGCAGCGAGCTGGACGCCGTCAAGGACGTGCGGGCGAGCGGTGACGACAAGGTCGTCTTCACGCTGAAGTACCCGTACGCGCCGTTCGCCGGGCGCACGGTCCTGCCCGTCGTCCCCGAGCATGTCGCGAGTGGGCAGGACCCCAACACCGGCTCCTTCAACACCAAGCCCGTCGGTACCGGCCCGTACGTCCTGTCCGCCTGGAGCAAGGGCGAGAAGCTCACCTTCAAGGCCAATCCGGACTACTGGGGCGGCGCGCCGAAGGTGAAGACGTTCACCATGGCGGTCATCACGGACGACAACGTGCGCGCCACCCGGCTGCGCTCCGGCGACCTGGACGGCGCGGTCCTGCCGCCCAACCTCGCCGCCACCTTCAAGAACGACGACGGCACGAAGTCGTACGAGGCGAGGAGCTACGACTTCCGCGCCGTGACCCTCCCGACCGCCGGCAAGGTCACCGGCGACCGGGCGATCCGGCAGGCCCTGGATGCCGCCGTGGACCGCGAGGCCATGGTCGACAAGATCCTCGACGGCGCGGGCACACCGGCGTACGGGCCGCTTCCCGTCGACGATCCCGCGTTCGCCAAGGGCATCGAGCGGGGGCAGGACCTGGACAAGGCCCAGCGGATTCTGGACGCTGCGGGCTGGCAGGCCGGCAAGGACGGCATCCGCGCCAAGGGCGCGCAGCAGGCCGCGTTCACGCTGCTCTACCCGTCCGGCGACAAGGTCCGCCAGGACCACGCCCTCGCCTACGCCTCCGACGCCAAGAAGGCCGGCATGAAGGTGACGGTGGAGAGCGCAACCTGGGAGGTCATCGAACCGCGGATGGGGAAGGACGCGGTACTCGCCGGCTTCGGCAGTACCGGCGACCCCGACTTCGGCCTCTACACCCTGCTGCACTCCTCCCTCGCCGGAGACGGCTTCAACAACATGGCCCGCTACGACAGTCCGGCCGTGGACAAGGCCCTGGACACCGGCCGCCGCACCCAGGCCGCGGCCGAGCGCAAGGGCGCGTACGAGGCGGTCCAGCGCGAGCTCGTGAAGAACCCCGGCTACACGTTCCTCACCCACATCGACCACCTCTATGTGCTCGCCGACCGCTGGGACGGGCTGACCACGCAGCTCGAACCGCACGAGCACGGCTTCGCCAGTGGCCCCTGGTGGAACATCGAGGACTGGCAGCCGAAGAAGTGA
- a CDS encoding ABC transporter permease — protein sequence MARLAGRRTLFAVPVLMVVTFGVFAIAAASPFDPVKAYAGTAALGADQETLDRLRDNLGVDQPFTARWWHWLTSALGGDLGHSSVLRQPVAQVIGERLVWSALLCTVAFVAAVLTGTLLGVLAARRPGSMLDRAVSSLAYTLEAAPVFWIALLAVWLFALQLDVLPAGGLTDTASEQVTAGQVASHLILPAGVLAVSQLPWFALYVRQGVGDALAEDPVRGARARGLSESTVLLGHALRSGLLPVLTLIGSRVPELITGALLVETVFSWPGIAAATVEAATAVDFPLLAALTTLAAAAVLVGNLLADLLYGLFDPRVKLSEM from the coding sequence ATGGCACGCCTGGCGGGACGGCGGACCCTGTTCGCCGTCCCCGTCCTGATGGTCGTCACGTTCGGCGTATTCGCCATCGCCGCCGCATCCCCCTTCGACCCCGTCAAGGCGTACGCCGGCACGGCCGCCCTCGGTGCCGACCAGGAGACCCTGGACCGGCTGCGGGACAACCTCGGCGTGGACCAGCCCTTCACCGCCCGCTGGTGGCACTGGCTGACCTCCGCCCTCGGCGGCGACCTGGGCCACTCCAGCGTGCTGCGGCAGCCCGTGGCGCAGGTGATCGGGGAACGCCTCGTATGGTCCGCCCTGTTGTGCACGGTCGCGTTCGTCGCCGCCGTGCTGACCGGCACGCTGCTCGGTGTGCTGGCCGCCCGACGCCCGGGCTCGATGCTGGACCGGGCCGTCAGCTCGCTCGCGTACACCCTGGAAGCGGCCCCGGTCTTCTGGATCGCGCTGCTAGCCGTCTGGCTGTTCGCCCTCCAACTGGACGTCCTCCCGGCCGGCGGCCTCACGGACACCGCCAGCGAACAGGTCACCGCGGGGCAGGTGGCGAGCCATCTGATCCTGCCCGCCGGGGTGCTCGCCGTCTCCCAACTCCCCTGGTTCGCCCTGTACGTACGGCAAGGAGTCGGCGACGCGCTCGCGGAGGACCCCGTCCGCGGCGCCAGGGCCAGGGGCCTGAGCGAGAGCACCGTCCTGCTCGGCCACGCGCTGCGCTCCGGTCTCCTGCCGGTCCTCACGCTGATCGGCTCCCGTGTCCCCGAACTGATCACGGGCGCCCTGCTCGTGGAGACCGTCTTCAGCTGGCCGGGCATCGCCGCGGCCACCGTCGAGGCGGCCACCGCCGTCGACTTCCCCCTGCTCGCGGCCCTCACGACGCTGGCTGCCGCCGCCGTCCTCGTCGGCAACCTGCTCGCCGACCTCCTCTACGGACTGTTCGACCCGAGGGTGAAGCTCAGTGAAATGTGA
- a CDS encoding ABC transporter permease codes for MTSVETEVRSAPAWRSPGAERRSTRTLRIHTSAALVAVTVLAVLLVPPLVQLDQQAVDLAAKLQPPSWAHPFGTDDVGRDLLLRCVYGLRVSLLVGVAAALTATVIGTAVGATAGALGGWADRALMRVVDTVSSVPHLLLGIFIVATFRPGVWPVIVSVALTHWLSTARIVRAEVLSLRSRPYIDAAVSGGASRLRVAVRHLLPAVLPQAALAAVLMVPHAMWHESALSFLGLGLPTHLASLGNLIQGARGSLLAGQWWPTLFPGLFIIVPTLAIAGLSGAWRERINPRRRSELML; via the coding sequence ATGACGTCAGTTGAGACCGAGGTGCGGTCCGCGCCCGCCTGGCGCTCCCCCGGCGCCGAGCGCCGCTCGACCCGCACCCTGCGCATACACACCTCGGCCGCGCTGGTCGCCGTGACCGTCCTCGCGGTCCTGCTCGTACCCCCGCTGGTGCAACTCGACCAGCAGGCCGTCGACCTGGCCGCCAAACTGCAACCGCCGTCCTGGGCGCATCCCTTCGGCACCGACGACGTCGGCCGCGACCTGCTGCTGCGCTGCGTCTACGGCCTCAGGGTCTCGCTGCTGGTCGGCGTGGCCGCCGCGCTCACCGCGACCGTCATCGGCACGGCCGTCGGGGCCACGGCCGGGGCACTGGGCGGCTGGGCCGACCGCGCGCTGATGCGGGTGGTCGACACGGTCTCCTCCGTACCCCATCTGCTGCTGGGCATCTTCATCGTCGCGACGTTCCGGCCGGGCGTCTGGCCGGTGATCGTCTCGGTCGCGCTCACCCACTGGCTGTCCACCGCCCGGATCGTGCGCGCCGAGGTTCTTTCCCTGCGGTCACGCCCGTACATCGACGCCGCCGTCTCCGGCGGTGCGTCGCGCCTGCGGGTCGCGGTACGGCATCTGCTGCCCGCCGTGCTGCCGCAGGCCGCGCTGGCCGCCGTGCTGATGGTGCCGCACGCCATGTGGCACGAGTCGGCGCTTTCGTTCCTGGGGCTCGGCCTGCCCACGCACCTGGCCAGTCTCGGGAACCTCATTCAGGGCGCGCGGGGTTCGCTGCTCGCCGGACAGTGGTGGCCGACCCTGTTCCCGGGCCTGTTCATCATCGTCCCCACCCTCGCCATCGCCGGGCTGTCCGGGGCCTGGCGGGAGCGGATCAACCCGCGCCGCCGATCGGAGCTGATGCTGTGA
- a CDS encoding ABC transporter ATP-binding protein: MTERPPVLSVRGLSVRFLMPGGRRVAAVTDARFDVAAGECLALIGESGCGKSVLASALLGLLPANAQTAGEARLGDLDLLTADERTLARAVRGRRIGLVPQSPAAHLTPVRTIRSQLEETVRALTDVRGRAAVRAAAEAAAERTAFPLDHLDRHPHELSGGLAQRAATALALVGDAPLLLADEPTTGLDRDLVEHTVDEVRRHIDDGDRGLLMITHDLAAAERIADRVAVMYAGRIVELTAAAAFFGTPGPRHPYSRGLLDALPDRAFAPIPGMPPELGDLPAGCAFAPRCDRATDACAGLPPVTEAVACHHPHVTEDARA; this comes from the coding sequence GTGACCGAGCGACCTCCCGTGCTGTCGGTACGTGGGCTGTCCGTGCGCTTCCTCATGCCCGGCGGACGCCGTGTCGCGGCCGTCACCGACGCCCGTTTCGACGTGGCGGCCGGCGAATGCCTCGCCCTGATCGGCGAGAGCGGCTGCGGCAAGTCCGTCCTCGCCTCCGCCCTCCTCGGCCTGCTGCCCGCCAACGCCCAGACCGCCGGCGAGGCCCGGCTCGGCGACCTCGATCTGCTCACCGCCGACGAGCGGACGCTTGCCCGCGCGGTACGGGGCCGCCGGATAGGCCTGGTTCCGCAGAGCCCCGCGGCCCACCTGACCCCGGTCCGCACCATCCGCTCGCAACTGGAGGAGACGGTCAGGGCGTTGACGGATGTGCGGGGGCGGGCGGCCGTGCGTGCCGCTGCCGAGGCGGCCGCCGAGCGCACTGCGTTCCCCCTGGACCACCTCGACCGCCACCCGCACGAACTGTCCGGCGGGCTGGCCCAACGCGCCGCGACCGCCCTCGCCCTGGTCGGCGACGCGCCTCTCCTGCTCGCCGACGAACCCACCACCGGGCTGGACCGCGACCTGGTGGAGCACACGGTCGACGAAGTGCGACGCCACATCGACGACGGCGACCGGGGCCTGCTGATGATCACCCACGACCTGGCGGCGGCCGAGCGCATCGCCGACCGGGTCGCCGTCATGTACGCGGGCCGCATCGTCGAACTCACCGCCGCAGCCGCCTTCTTCGGCACCCCCGGCCCCCGCCACCCCTACAGCCGCGGCCTCCTCGACGCCCTCCCCGACCGCGCCTTCGCACCCATCCCCGGCATGCCCCCGGAGCTCGGCGACCTCCCCGCCGGCTGCGCCTTCGCGCCACGCTGCGACCGTGCCACGGACGCCTGCGCCGGTCTGCCCCCGGTGACCGAAGCCGTGGCCTGCCACCATCCGCACGTCACGGAGGACGCCCGTGCTTGA